Proteins found in one Bacillus subtilis subsp. subtilis str. 168 genomic segment:
- the yoaA gene encoding putative N-acetyltransferase (Evidence 3: Putative function from multiple computational evidences; PubMedId: 10482513, 11717291, 17598888; Product type e: enzyme) — MFPILETDRLILRQITDQDAEAIFACFSNDEVTRYYGLENMESIEQAISMIQTFAALYQEKRGIRWGIERRDTKELIGTIGFHALAQKHRRAEIGYEIIPEHWRNGFASEVISKVVSYGFSALGLSRIGAVVFTDNEASNRLLLKMGFQKEGVLRQYMYQNGTPYDTNVYSIVKPRE; from the coding sequence ATGTTTCCTATATTAGAAACGGATCGGCTTATACTTAGGCAAATCACAGATCAGGATGCGGAAGCCATTTTTGCTTGTTTCTCAAACGATGAGGTGACACGCTATTATGGGCTTGAAAACATGGAATCTATAGAACAGGCCATTTCAATGATTCAAACGTTTGCTGCCCTCTATCAAGAAAAACGCGGTATACGGTGGGGAATTGAAAGACGGGACACTAAAGAACTGATCGGAACAATTGGCTTTCACGCTCTGGCCCAAAAGCATAGGCGCGCGGAAATCGGTTATGAAATCATCCCGGAGCATTGGCGAAACGGATTTGCATCAGAAGTCATTTCAAAGGTCGTATCTTACGGATTTTCTGCCCTTGGACTGTCGCGTATTGGCGCAGTTGTATTTACCGATAATGAAGCATCAAATCGTCTGCTTCTAAAAATGGGGTTTCAAAAAGAAGGCGTTTTAAGACAGTACATGTATCAAAATGGGACTCCATATGATACAAATGTGTACTCTATTGTGAAACCAAGAGAATGA
- the yoaB gene encoding negatively charged metabolite transporter (Evidence 2b: Function from indirect experimental evidences (e.g. phenotypes); PubMedId: 12193636, 15849754, 16513748, 16850406, 28546427; Product type t : transporter) — protein MLDKIGIPKRLAWGFLGVVLFMMGDGLEQGWLSPFLIENGLTVQQSASIFSIYGIALAIASWFSGVCLEAFGAKRTMFMGLLFYVIGTAAFIVFGFEQLNLPVMYVTYFVKGLGYPLFAYSFLTWVIYRTPQSKLSTAVGWFWIAYCLGMFVFGAWYSSYAIKAFGYLNTLWSSIFWVCLGAFFALFINKDRFEKKKRKRSETAEELLKGVTILFTNPRVLTGGIIRIINSIGTYGFPVFLPMHMAQHGISTNVWLQIWGTIFLGNIVFNLIFGIVGDKFGWKNTVIWFGGVGCGIFTVLLYYAPVFSGGSLAVVSVIGFIWGGLLAGYVPIGAIVPTVAGKDKGAAMSVLNLAAGLSAFVGPALAWLFIGLVGAQGVVWIFAALYLASAVLTKCIHIPEEKAVKEETSPQYAS, from the coding sequence ATGTTGGATAAAATAGGAATACCGAAGCGGCTTGCCTGGGGATTTTTAGGGGTTGTTTTGTTTATGATGGGAGATGGCCTTGAACAAGGCTGGCTCAGTCCTTTTTTGATCGAAAACGGGCTCACCGTTCAGCAGTCCGCTTCCATTTTTAGTATATACGGAATTGCGCTTGCCATAGCTTCCTGGTTTTCGGGTGTATGTCTCGAAGCATTTGGCGCAAAACGAACGATGTTTATGGGGCTGTTGTTTTATGTGATCGGTACAGCTGCTTTTATCGTATTTGGATTTGAACAGCTGAACCTGCCAGTGATGTATGTGACTTACTTCGTAAAAGGGTTAGGTTACCCGCTTTTTGCTTATTCTTTCTTGACATGGGTCATTTACAGAACACCGCAAAGCAAACTGAGCACTGCTGTCGGCTGGTTTTGGATTGCATATTGCCTCGGCATGTTTGTGTTCGGCGCTTGGTACTCAAGCTACGCGATCAAAGCGTTCGGTTATTTGAATACGCTTTGGAGCTCTATTTTCTGGGTATGTCTCGGTGCATTCTTTGCATTGTTTATCAATAAAGACCGTTTTGAAAAGAAGAAAAGAAAAAGATCAGAAACAGCCGAGGAGCTTTTAAAAGGGGTTACGATTCTATTTACAAATCCGCGCGTGCTTACAGGCGGAATCATCAGAATCATCAACAGCATTGGTACATATGGTTTTCCAGTCTTTTTGCCGATGCACATGGCCCAGCATGGAATTTCAACCAATGTGTGGCTGCAAATTTGGGGAACGATTTTCCTGGGGAACATTGTGTTTAACCTTATCTTCGGTATTGTCGGCGATAAATTCGGCTGGAAAAATACTGTTATTTGGTTCGGCGGAGTCGGCTGCGGCATTTTCACCGTCTTATTATACTACGCACCTGTTTTCTCCGGCGGAAGTTTAGCGGTTGTCAGCGTGATCGGCTTTATTTGGGGCGGTTTGCTGGCAGGCTATGTGCCGATTGGTGCAATTGTGCCGACGGTGGCAGGAAAAGATAAAGGGGCAGCCATGTCTGTATTGAATTTAGCTGCAGGTTTATCAGCGTTTGTCGGCCCTGCACTCGCTTGGCTGTTCATCGGTCTCGTCGGCGCGCAAGGTGTCGTCTGGATCTTTGCGGCCCTTTACCTTGCAAGTGCGGTCTTGACAAAATGTATTCATATACCTGAGGAAAAAGCAGTTAAGGAGGAAACATCTCCTCAATATGCATCTTAA
- the yoaC gene encoding hydroxylated metabolite kinase (Evidence 2b: Function from indirect experimental evidences (e.g. phenotypes); PubMedId: 10094622, 12193636, 16850406, 18039762, 21749987, 27795321, 28546427; Product type e: enzyme), producing MKKQKGYLVFDIGTGNARVAVVSVTGSVLTVEREDIEYSTETLYPDSRYFSPQVLWKQVMNLAKRALSRSCDIDIIGLTSTSQRQGIVLIDQNGNPFLGLPNIDNRGREWEAGIPDWEEIYSSTGRLPTALFSALKLYGLKQRQPSLWEKTASFTSISDWVTYQLSGILTYEPSQATETLLFDVKQNTWSEEMCDIFGFSPSILPPLVRAGTAIGTIANEYASELGLSINAKVIAGGGDTQLAVKSTGAGLEDIVIVSGTTTPITKITEDHGDTKHKAWLNCHTDQGHWLVETNPGITGLNYQKLKQIFYPNETYEVMEEEISALAKEDHACVAALGSYLSAEKNALTRGGFLFDAPLSAHLKRAHFVRAALEEIAFSIKWNFDILTEVTPFERDYVWVCGGGFQSKALTQYIADLLQKKVYVQEGYHQASVVGAAVICNETFQLTEEMSANVRVIEPKDCQIELALYEEWKQTQRFFSGSESKVLI from the coding sequence ATGAAAAAACAAAAAGGCTATCTCGTTTTTGATATTGGCACAGGCAATGCGAGGGTAGCGGTCGTGAGTGTAACTGGCAGTGTTCTAACAGTTGAACGGGAGGACATCGAGTATTCCACAGAGACGCTTTACCCGGACAGCCGTTATTTTTCTCCTCAGGTGCTGTGGAAGCAGGTGATGAATTTGGCAAAACGTGCGCTATCCCGTTCGTGTGATATTGACATCATTGGTTTGACATCGACGAGCCAAAGACAGGGGATTGTTTTGATTGATCAAAACGGCAATCCTTTTCTCGGGCTGCCGAACATCGATAATCGCGGCCGAGAGTGGGAGGCGGGCATTCCCGATTGGGAAGAGATATACAGCAGCACAGGCCGCCTGCCAACTGCACTTTTTTCTGCGCTCAAGCTTTATGGATTAAAACAGCGCCAGCCCTCTTTATGGGAAAAGACTGCAAGCTTTACAAGCATCAGTGATTGGGTGACGTACCAACTGAGCGGAATATTAACATATGAACCATCACAGGCAACAGAAACCCTGCTATTTGATGTGAAGCAAAACACTTGGTCAGAAGAGATGTGCGACATTTTCGGCTTTTCTCCATCTATCCTTCCGCCTCTTGTAAGAGCGGGAACAGCAATTGGAACGATAGCAAATGAATATGCATCCGAATTAGGCCTTTCAATAAATGCTAAGGTTATAGCAGGGGGCGGGGATACACAGCTGGCTGTCAAAAGCACCGGAGCTGGACTTGAGGACATTGTCATTGTATCAGGGACAACAACGCCAATAACCAAAATTACTGAGGATCATGGCGACACAAAACATAAAGCCTGGTTGAACTGTCATACGGATCAAGGGCATTGGCTTGTGGAAACGAATCCGGGAATTACCGGCTTGAATTATCAAAAATTAAAACAGATTTTTTATCCGAATGAAACGTACGAAGTAATGGAGGAGGAGATTTCTGCACTTGCAAAAGAAGACCATGCATGTGTAGCGGCTCTCGGCTCTTATTTATCGGCTGAAAAGAATGCGTTAACGAGAGGCGGTTTTCTTTTTGATGCCCCGCTGTCAGCACATTTAAAGAGGGCACATTTTGTACGTGCAGCGCTAGAAGAGATCGCATTTTCAATCAAATGGAACTTTGACATTTTAACAGAGGTTACTCCGTTTGAACGTGATTATGTTTGGGTGTGCGGAGGGGGATTCCAAAGCAAAGCGCTCACTCAATATATCGCGGATCTTCTTCAAAAAAAGGTCTATGTCCAAGAGGGATATCATCAGGCATCTGTCGTCGGTGCTGCAGTCATTTGCAATGAAACCTTTCAATTAACGGAGGAGATGTCAGCAAATGTCCGGGTGATCGAACCGAAGGACTGTCAGATAGAATTGGCTTTATATGAGGAATGGAAGCAAACACAGCGCTTTTTTTCAGGATCAGAAAGCAAAGTATTAATTTAA
- the yoaD gene encoding putative 2-hydroxyacid dehydrogenase (Evidence 3: Putative function from multiple computational evidences; PubMedId: 10094622, 11390694, 12193636, 17012385, 18039762, 21749987, 27795321; Product type e: enzyme), translating into MKNTMKRMFCSMTVLVTAPYNEEGRKELENLFGSVAYQSWKEQGRAYREDELIQLLKATNATGLITELDQVTDSVFASVPELSFVGVCRGMPSNVDVAAASKRGIPVFYTPGRNAQAVAEMFIGNVISFLRHTSASNQWLKDGEWDSDYLQAYVKFKGNELTGKTVGMIGFGAVGQRIAKLLTAFDCKIKYYDPYIQDDHPLYEKASLKTVFSDSDIVSVHLPRTEETLGLIDRQYFDLMKESAIFVNTSRAVVVNREDLLFVLKEHKISGAILDVFYHEPPEESDYELISLPNVLATPHLAGATFEVEDHHVTILNKALKKWKGEKTLNIQTMYNKDALKTGG; encoded by the coding sequence ATGAAAAATACGATGAAAAGGATGTTTTGCAGCATGACGGTTTTGGTTACAGCACCGTACAACGAAGAAGGACGAAAAGAGCTTGAAAACTTGTTTGGCTCAGTTGCTTATCAATCTTGGAAGGAACAAGGTAGGGCATATCGGGAGGATGAACTCATTCAGCTGCTAAAAGCAACAAATGCGACAGGCTTGATTACTGAACTTGATCAGGTAACAGACAGCGTATTTGCTTCTGTTCCCGAACTTTCATTTGTCGGTGTTTGCAGGGGAATGCCCTCAAATGTGGATGTGGCAGCTGCCTCAAAAAGGGGCATACCTGTTTTTTATACACCAGGGCGGAATGCACAAGCCGTTGCCGAAATGTTTATTGGAAATGTGATTTCCTTTCTGCGCCATACCAGCGCCTCGAATCAGTGGCTGAAGGATGGAGAGTGGGACAGTGATTACCTGCAGGCTTATGTCAAATTTAAAGGAAATGAGCTAACAGGAAAAACGGTTGGCATGATTGGGTTCGGCGCAGTCGGGCAAAGGATTGCAAAACTGCTGACTGCGTTTGACTGTAAGATAAAATATTACGATCCATACATTCAAGACGATCATCCGTTGTATGAAAAAGCATCTCTTAAAACGGTGTTTTCAGACAGCGATATCGTTTCTGTCCATCTGCCTCGCACTGAGGAAACACTCGGACTGATAGATCGGCAATATTTTGATCTGATGAAAGAGAGTGCGATTTTCGTTAATACTTCAAGAGCAGTTGTTGTAAACCGTGAAGATCTTTTATTTGTATTAAAAGAACATAAAATCAGCGGTGCGATACTAGACGTTTTTTATCATGAACCTCCAGAGGAATCAGATTATGAATTGATTTCATTGCCTAATGTTCTGGCAACACCGCATCTCGCTGGAGCAACATTTGAAGTGGAGGATCATCACGTGACGATACTGAATAAAGCCCTCAAAAAGTGGAAGGGTGAAAAAACTCTTAATATTCAGACAATGTATAACAAGGACGCACTGAAAACAGGGGGATAA
- the yoaE gene encoding molybdopterin cofactor oxido-reductase (Evidence 2b: Function from indirect experimental evidences (e.g. phenotypes); PubMedId: 2170332, 17114254; Product type e: enzyme) has protein sequence MRSFATQQNGIFKSVCSLDCPDQCGLLIHKKDGKIVKVQGDPDHPVTAGNICNKVRNMTERIYDEKRLTTPLKRTGAKGQAIFEPISWKEAIDTITSRWKQLIDEEGAESILPYSFYGNMGKLTAEGMDRRFFYRMGSSQLERTICSKAGSEGYKYTMGISAGIDPEETVHTKLFIFWGINAVSTNMHQITIAQKARKKGAKIVVIDVHKNQTGRLADWFIPIKPGTDSALALGIMHILFKENLHDEAFLSEYTVGYEELREHVKQYDPEKVSTITGVSTEDIYRLAKMYGETSPSFIRIGNGPQHHDNGGMIVRTIACLPAITGQWLHTGGGAIKHNSGILEYNTNALQRPDLLKGRTPRSFNMNQLGRVLLETDPPIRSLFIYGTNPAVVAPEANKVRQGLLREDLFTVVHDLFLTETAAYADIVLPATSAFENTDFYTSYWHHYIQLQQPVIERYGESKSNTEVFRLLAEAMGFTDQELKDSDEVLIRQALDHPDNPHLAEIDYDSLTKHSFMKAKREKPLFPGELPTPSGKIELYSEKMKQDGFPALPTYTPLVTDNEHPFMYVPGPNHNFLNSTFSNNEKHIKLEKTPKLFINTKDAEKHGIVDGAPVRIWNSRGECELTAAVGEQVLPGVVVSQGLWADEQGKKQLVNALTPDRLSDMGGGATFFSGRVQIEKV, from the coding sequence ATGAGATCTTTTGCCACACAACAAAACGGCATTTTCAAATCCGTTTGCTCGCTGGACTGCCCGGATCAGTGCGGATTGTTAATACATAAAAAAGACGGGAAAATCGTAAAAGTGCAAGGAGACCCTGATCATCCTGTCACAGCTGGAAACATATGCAACAAAGTCCGGAATATGACGGAGCGCATCTATGATGAAAAGCGGCTGACTACACCGCTCAAACGAACAGGTGCGAAAGGCCAAGCGATATTTGAACCGATTTCCTGGAAAGAGGCAATCGATACGATCACCTCCCGCTGGAAACAGCTGATTGATGAAGAGGGAGCTGAAAGCATACTTCCTTACAGCTTTTACGGAAATATGGGGAAATTGACAGCTGAAGGAATGGACCGCCGCTTTTTTTACCGCATGGGGTCAAGCCAGCTTGAACGGACGATTTGCAGCAAAGCGGGATCTGAAGGCTATAAATATACAATGGGCATAAGCGCGGGAATCGATCCTGAGGAAACCGTTCATACAAAACTATTTATTTTTTGGGGAATCAACGCGGTCAGCACAAATATGCACCAAATTACGATCGCCCAAAAAGCGCGAAAAAAAGGTGCCAAAATTGTCGTGATCGATGTGCATAAAAATCAAACAGGACGTCTTGCAGATTGGTTTATCCCAATAAAACCGGGAACCGACAGTGCACTTGCTCTTGGCATCATGCACATTTTATTTAAAGAAAACCTTCATGATGAAGCATTTCTGTCCGAGTACACGGTTGGCTATGAAGAGCTCCGTGAACACGTGAAACAATATGATCCTGAAAAGGTATCGACGATCACCGGTGTCAGTACCGAAGATATTTACCGACTGGCAAAAATGTACGGGGAAACCTCCCCTTCTTTTATCAGAATCGGAAACGGACCCCAGCATCACGATAACGGGGGGATGATTGTAAGGACGATTGCCTGTCTTCCGGCGATCACCGGCCAATGGCTGCACACAGGGGGCGGCGCAATTAAGCATAACAGCGGAATTTTAGAATATAACACAAATGCCTTGCAGCGGCCCGACTTATTGAAAGGGCGCACCCCGAGGTCGTTTAATATGAATCAGCTTGGCAGGGTGCTTTTGGAAACAGACCCGCCGATTCGCTCTCTATTTATTTACGGAACGAACCCTGCCGTCGTCGCGCCCGAAGCAAACAAAGTCAGACAGGGCTTGCTGCGGGAAGACTTGTTTACTGTGGTTCATGATTTGTTTTTAACGGAAACGGCTGCATATGCGGACATTGTACTGCCTGCAACATCCGCTTTTGAAAATACTGATTTTTACACCTCCTACTGGCACCATTACATTCAGCTTCAGCAGCCGGTGATTGAGAGATATGGGGAAAGCAAGTCTAACACTGAGGTTTTCCGATTACTGGCTGAAGCCATGGGATTCACAGACCAGGAGCTTAAAGATTCAGATGAAGTATTAATCCGCCAGGCGCTTGACCATCCAGATAATCCGCATTTGGCAGAGATTGATTACGATTCACTTACTAAGCATTCATTTATGAAAGCGAAACGTGAAAAGCCGCTGTTTCCGGGCGAACTTCCAACGCCAAGCGGAAAAATAGAATTATATTCAGAAAAAATGAAACAAGACGGCTTCCCTGCTTTACCGACATATACACCTCTTGTAACCGATAATGAACATCCGTTTATGTATGTTCCGGGGCCAAACCATAATTTCTTAAACTCAACATTTTCCAATAATGAAAAACACATCAAGCTTGAAAAGACGCCAAAGCTCTTTATCAACACAAAAGATGCTGAAAAACACGGAATCGTTGATGGGGCACCTGTACGAATTTGGAACAGCCGGGGAGAATGCGAGCTGACCGCTGCAGTTGGAGAACAAGTGCTGCCAGGTGTCGTTGTCAGCCAAGGATTATGGGCGGATGAACAAGGAAAAAAACAGCTTGTAAACGCGCTAACCCCAGATCGCTTGTCCGATATGGGCGGCGGCGCCACCTTTTTTTCAGGCCGTGTACAGATTGAAAAGGTTTGA
- the yoaF gene encoding hypothetical protein (Evidence 4: Unknown function but conserved in other organisms; PubMedId: 23155385): MDVFLGIGIALAGYFIGEGLKQRNQTKGNEQNDIFLIKERDIYFYIGLFLGITTTEAKQLAGDMADLPYIEINGKKYVQKHMLKDWTFTLVEKHQGE; encoded by the coding sequence ATGGACGTTTTTTTAGGAATTGGTATTGCTTTGGCTGGATATTTTATCGGTGAAGGCTTAAAGCAGAGGAACCAAACCAAAGGTAATGAACAAAATGATATCTTCCTAATAAAAGAACGGGATATTTACTTTTACATTGGACTTTTTTTAGGAATAACAACGACTGAAGCAAAACAGTTAGCTGGAGACATGGCAGACCTGCCTTACATCGAAATAAACGGAAAAAAATATGTCCAGAAACATATGTTAAAAGATTGGACATTCACATTAGTTGAAAAACATCAGGGTGAATAA
- the yoaG gene encoding putative phage-related membrane protein (Evidence 3: Putative function from multiple computational evidences; PubMedId: 14563871, 15849754, 16850406, 20011599, 23155385; Product type m: membrane component), whose product MKKIASYYLMTLGLSSLTFGLLLGFYSFVMYGDMIIALFTAAIALLYGFVVYGLFAVPLQMKLQKKARTFNVMYLLIYSVVAFIAAFLFFVINEPASIAWTLQSYFYYMLSIAAAVIYWLWDSLILYKRTASGV is encoded by the coding sequence ATGAAAAAAATCGCATCATATTATTTAATGACATTAGGGCTATCCAGCCTTACATTTGGTTTGTTATTAGGGTTTTATTCTTTCGTTATGTATGGCGATATGATAATTGCATTGTTTACGGCAGCAATTGCTTTATTATACGGTTTTGTGGTGTATGGCCTTTTTGCTGTTCCGCTCCAAATGAAGTTGCAGAAAAAAGCGAGAACTTTCAATGTCATGTACCTATTGATTTACAGTGTGGTTGCTTTTATCGCAGCTTTCCTGTTTTTTGTTATCAATGAACCTGCGTCAATAGCATGGACATTGCAATCGTACTTTTATTATATGTTAAGTATTGCGGCTGCAGTGATTTACTGGTTATGGGATTCTCTGATCCTTTATAAACGTACAGCTTCCGGTGTATAG
- a CDS encoding hypothetical protein (Evidence 5: Unknown function), producing the protein MHFFHSRFGQSGEAFSASVLSNKRTSFLKPFISALRIAR; encoded by the coding sequence ATGCACTTTTTTCATTCGCGCTTTGGCCAATCAGGAGAGGCGTTTTCAGCCAGCGTATTATCTAATAAAAGAACGTCATTTTTGAAACCTTTTATTAGCGCATTGCGTATAGCACGTTAG
- a CDS encoding hypothetical protein (Evidence 4: Unknown function but conserved in other organisms), whose translation MSKKGIQNSSIEQIRNDHETETAFKADDPKKHGSDPKRTK comes from the coding sequence ATGAGTAAGAAAGGTATTCAAAATTCAAGTATTGAACAAATAAGAAATGACCATGAGACTGAAACAGCTTTTAAAGCAGATGATCCTAAAAAACACGGTTCCGATCCTAAAAGAACGAAATAA
- the yozQ gene encoding putative sporulation protein (Evidence 3: Putative function from multiple computational evidences; PubMedId: 22882546) translates to MTQKNGADRPDDYKRFSSLDKEYDFQQSIRSNTETESVNTETQTHNKENKNDTTDVAGKYFEPSDYKGSTQLEKGLAETHEQVSDDYFEGTIDQNLD, encoded by the coding sequence GTGACTCAAAAAAACGGTGCAGACAGACCTGATGATTATAAAAGATTTTCTTCATTAGACAAGGAATATGATTTTCAGCAATCTATACGCAGCAATACTGAGACAGAAAGTGTAAACACTGAAACACAAACTCATAACAAAGAAAACAAAAATGACACAACAGATGTTGCCGGGAAATACTTTGAGCCCTCAGATTATAAAGGAAGCACGCAATTAGAAAAAGGATTGGCTGAAACTCATGAACAGGTCAGCGATGACTATTTTGAAGGGACAATCGATCAAAATTTGGACTAG
- the yoaH gene encoding putative methyl-accepting chemotaxis protein (Evidence 3: Putative function from multiple computational evidences; PubMedId: 15033535, 27899502; Product type f: factor), with amino-acid sequence MKVKTKLLGIISILVVSIIGIGGSSVFMISSTVKKNEELKDKMEFQKEIKHIQYELTGLSNDERGFLITRDKEYDEGMKGKADDVLKSLDRVNDLIDEEKYQSNIEDIKTSFTQYRALNQQVVTAYSSNPKKAETIHFGEERTIRKEGVAPAVNKLSDRLDQEVEDLKDEIQGNGKMSQSLIIIVTGISVILGIVLSIMLLKSIMVPLRSINKQLEEIAHGEADLTKKVIVKNKDEFGQLAQSFNSFTHSLTQIVKQISSSSEQVAASSEELSASAEESKSTSEHISRAMQMAADSNVKQSSMTEKSAESITELLDSISSVASNTGNIADLSSSMRDKAEIGSKSVNKMLDQMKFIDKSVDSAGNGLQTLVASTAEISDISSLITTISEQTNLLALNAAIEAARAGEQGKGFAVVAEEVRKLADETNKSANHIQSVVATIQNESIETVNNIKVVQENVSSGIVLSQETTGNFNEILNLVEQVTSQIQEVAAATQQLTSGVEVIQHTVHTLAAGTKETSANTEAVANSSQEQLHSMGEISYAAESLSQLAEELQTVINRFKY; translated from the coding sequence ATGAAAGTGAAAACAAAATTGCTGGGGATTATATCAATATTAGTTGTTTCAATTATTGGAATTGGAGGCTCCTCAGTATTTATGATTTCTTCTACTGTGAAAAAGAATGAAGAACTTAAAGACAAAATGGAATTCCAAAAAGAGATAAAACACATCCAATATGAATTGACCGGGTTATCAAATGATGAAAGAGGCTTCTTGATTACCAGAGACAAAGAATACGACGAGGGTATGAAGGGAAAAGCAGACGATGTCTTAAAGAGCCTTGACCGGGTTAATGACTTGATTGATGAAGAGAAGTATCAATCCAATATTGAAGACATTAAGACAAGTTTTACTCAGTATAGAGCTTTGAATCAGCAAGTAGTAACAGCCTACTCTTCAAATCCTAAAAAAGCAGAAACCATCCATTTTGGAGAAGAAAGAACAATAAGAAAAGAAGGCGTAGCTCCGGCTGTCAATAAGCTGTCTGATCGCCTGGATCAAGAGGTAGAGGATCTAAAGGATGAAATACAGGGCAATGGGAAAATGAGTCAATCGCTCATTATCATTGTCACAGGGATATCAGTAATATTAGGCATTGTTCTAAGCATAATGCTGTTAAAGTCCATTATGGTGCCACTAAGAAGCATAAATAAGCAGCTGGAGGAAATTGCACACGGCGAGGCTGATTTAACCAAAAAAGTCATTGTGAAAAATAAAGATGAATTTGGCCAGCTTGCCCAATCTTTTAATTCTTTTACTCATTCATTAACTCAAATTGTGAAGCAGATCAGCAGCTCATCTGAACAAGTCGCCGCTTCCTCTGAAGAATTATCGGCAAGCGCGGAAGAATCGAAATCAACATCTGAACATATTTCACGAGCCATGCAGATGGCTGCCGACAGCAATGTGAAGCAAAGCTCAATGACAGAAAAGAGCGCAGAATCCATCACTGAATTATTAGACAGTATATCATCAGTCGCTTCAAATACAGGGAACATAGCGGATCTTTCTTCTTCGATGAGAGACAAGGCTGAAATAGGCTCTAAGTCCGTCAACAAGATGTTAGACCAGATGAAATTCATTGATAAATCTGTAGATTCAGCCGGCAATGGATTGCAAACATTGGTAGCGAGCACAGCAGAAATCAGCGATATCTCTTCGCTTATCACGACGATTTCAGAGCAGACAAATTTGTTGGCACTAAATGCAGCGATCGAGGCGGCCAGAGCCGGAGAGCAAGGAAAAGGATTTGCTGTGGTGGCAGAAGAAGTTCGGAAGTTGGCGGATGAAACAAATAAATCTGCAAACCACATCCAATCGGTGGTAGCGACCATCCAAAACGAATCGATAGAAACGGTAAATAATATTAAAGTTGTTCAAGAAAATGTGAGCTCAGGTATTGTTCTTTCTCAAGAGACAACAGGAAATTTCAATGAAATACTGAACCTGGTGGAACAGGTCACTTCTCAAATACAAGAAGTTGCAGCAGCAACTCAACAGCTTACTTCAGGCGTTGAAGTGATTCAGCACACAGTTCATACATTGGCTGCTGGTACAAAAGAAACGTCAGCAAATACAGAAGCGGTTGCAAATTCATCACAGGAACAGCTTCATTCAATGGGGGAAATCTCCTATGCCGCAGAATCTCTATCTCAGTTGGCAGAAGAACTTCAAACCGTCATTAATCGTTTTAAATATTAA